The segment ACCTTCGTGCTGTtgctggctgctctgtgtgctctcAGGGGATAGATCCTGCCTCTTCctacctgtttcagtgcttctCCTTACACAGAGACCAAGCTGGTGCTGTGATCTCTTTCCTTCTTGAGTATCCTGGGGTTGGAGCTCAGGTGCTGTGCTGAGGGTGACCCTCAAGGTGCTGCTTTCCTTACTTGCAGGATGCTAAAACCCTGCGTGCTGACACCCTGGGAGAGCTGAAATCAGGATGAGTAAGACTCCTGACCCCAAAGGAATCACTCCAAATAGAGGAGAACATCGTGGTGGGTTCCAAAAAGGCTGGAAATGAACCCAAAGTGAGCAGCggtgccagcagcaggcacGGGGAATGTGTCCTTTGTGGGAGGGGGGatttggggaaggaaaaaccCGGCAGGGTTGGCCCTGCTCTTTGCTGACATTCTTTCCACTGACCGATCCCTCGGCTGGAATCTGGCCTGGAGCAGGAATAGGAGGAGATGGGAGATGGTTTCTGACGTTCCCGATGGAAAAGAAGCCACCATCCCCTCTGAATTAAAGACAAAACTGGAGAGATGTGGTCAAGGGGTTGGGGTCAGCAGGGAAGGGCAGGGGCTGAAGCTCACACTGTCCATGatcgtgcctcagtttccccattggGAATGGAGGAGCAATGTGTCTTTACTGGGAGATGGGTGGGCTTTGGTTATCCACAGGTAGAGAGGCCGGTTTGGGTGAGCCAGTGGGATCCATCCCAGCTGGGATCCTCTGGTGGGGCATGGAGACACGTGGGACAAGGTGCCCTTTGGGTTTAGCGCATGGGAGAAGCCATGAACATGGATTTGGGGCTAAAAATGAAGCTCTGGGATAAGGAACTTGGCCAGGAACCTTCGGGAAGCTCCTGGTGGAGGGAAGtctgggcctggagcaaccCTGCCTGTGGAACAGGGGGGAGAGATGGACAACAGAGTGCAGTGGCTGGTACCAGGACAGGTACTGCACAATGAGGGATGCCCATGGAGAAAGGGCTGGACCCTGGGGTGCTCCCTGAATCAGGATGTCCCCCATGGGGCTGAATTCCTCCCCTTTGCCACAGCTTCAGCAGGATCAGGGCTTTATGCTGCTGGGAACATGGGGTGAGCAGGAGTggtgtggggcagagcaggTGGGAGGTGGTAAAGGCTGAGCAGCAGCCGGTCCAGGTGCGGATCCGagtgctgtgggatgcagggatgcagccacGGAGGGATGAGGGTTCCTTGGCCATGCAGCCTGACCATGATTCCACTGTGGgctccccccatcccagccaTAACTGAAGGGACCAGGTGATGCTGGAATGCTGGGGGGGAGCTGGCAGGCACCGGCCGTCCCCAGTGGCACCCCTGGGCTCAAACAAAGCCCTTATTCGCTGCCGTCCCCACTGTGCCAGCTACCCCAggccccccccttccccagcatgGGTCTGGGCAGTGAAATCCCCATTGGGGAGAGCACATGAAATCAGATGGACAAGTTTTGatgtgaggcagcagcagcttcaggccGAGCTCAGGTTTCCTTTAGGTTTTCTATATTTATCTCCGTGATTTAATGCCAGCGCCGGGGTTTAAATGGCACCAAGCAGTTGGCGTGGGGAGAAGGAGCAGCCGTCCCCGAGCAGCAAACACATCCCCGAGCTGCCCATGGAGCTCTTTGAGACCAATCCTTACTTCTTCCCGGAGCAGAGGTTTTACGATGGGGAAAGCTTCCTGGGCTCCCGTTTACAGGGCTACGAGCCGGCGGCATTCCCGGAGCGAGCGGACGTGTCCCTGTGTCCTGAGGGAAGGGTGGCTCTGGAGGAGAAGGACTCATCCCTGCCCGAGCATTGCCCCGGGCAATGCCTGCCTTGGGCTTGCAAGGTCTGCAAGAGGAAGACGGTGTCCATGGACCGGCGGAGAGCGGCCACGCTGCGGGAGAAGCGCCGGCTGAAGAAGGTGAATGAAGCCTTCGAGGCGCTGAAGCGAAGCACCCTCCTGAACCCCAACCAGCGCCTGCCCAAGGTGGAGATCCTGCGCAGCGCCATCCAGTACATCGAGCGCCTGCAGAGcctgctcagcaccctcaaCCAGCAGGAGCGGGAGCAGAGGGATCTGCGCTTCCATCCCgctgctgcccagcctgggGTGAGTGCCCCAGGGCATCCCGCTGGTCCCCACCAGTGCCATGGTGATGCCCTATGGGGGTGATGATGTCCAATGGGGGTGACACTCTATGGGGGGATGATGCCCATGGAGGTGATGATGTCCCATGGGGGTGTTGGTCCATGGGGGGATGCCCTGTGGGGGGGATGTACTATGAGGGTGCTTGCTCTATGGGGGTGTGGTCCATTGGGGATGTCCCATGGAGGTGATGATGTCCCATGGGGGTGACATTCTATGGGGGTGATGCCCTGTGGGGGTGATGTACTGTGGGGTTGTTTGCTCTATGGGGGTGTTGGTCTGTGGGGGTGATGCCCTGTGGGGGTGATGCTCTATGGGGGTGTTTGCTCTATGGAGGTGTTACTCTATGGGGGGATGCCTCATGACAGCGTTGCTCTATGGGGGTGATCCCAAGCAGAGGCATTgtgggcagctctgcagcactgagtcCTGTTGGGGGACTcagatgaaataaaatggacgaatgaaattaaatgagacaaagtgaaatgaaatcaagggaaggaaaaactgAACCAAACcgaaataaaataaagcatttttaaaatgaaatgaaatgaatttaaattcaattaaaccaaaagtaaaatagaacaaaatggAACAGCCAGGTGACTCTTCCCATACTCACACTCATGCTCCTGGTTTCTCCCTGTGAAGTCAAGGGGTGACACAACCCACAAAGCCTCTGACCAAAGGCCATTGGGGGTGAGCACCCACTGCCTCCCTCcatgctccatagggatgggtGCTCCcaggctcagccccactgcctcctccccagccccatcgCACCGCAGGGTCTTGGTCATTGAACCAAGTTTTTGAGAGCTGAATACTGGGGTCTGGGTGTGCGCTTCCCTGTGGCTCTTTGTGTATGGAATTGTGTTGATAGCTACAGGTATGAATGATACAGGGAGAGGTACAGTTAGAGATATGCAGTTGTATAGAGATATATGGATTAGCTATCAATAGGTAGAATAGATATAGGTATAGATAGAGATACAGAGATaggtatgtatatataaatgtagATATTGATATATAGATATACAGTTATAGATACACGGATTAGATACAGATATgtagatatttatatatagatatacaaTTATAGATACACGGATTAGATACAGATACATAGATATACAGAGATacagatatagatatatagatacaGATAGAGAGATATACAGTTAGATAAAGATACAGATAAAGATATGGATATAGATGCAGATGCAGGCTTTATAAGAGGCTCAGAAAAGAGGGATTCACAGAGACTCACATCCTTCCTGTTGAAAGGATTTAAGCACAAACCATCAGTACCCAACATTTACAGCTGAATAACCAGCTGAAAAAGCCTTTTAGCTCCACCCTATATATTCCTGGGACTTCCCAGGAGAAACCCAATGTGTGCATTTGGGTTTGACTCGGTGGATTCGTGGCTGCCCCTGCAAATGTGCCCAGACCCTCGCTGAGCAGTTCCCATGTCCCTGCTGTTCCGAGCCCTCCTTTAGTGGGAAGTAAATCCAAGCATTGATTCAGGAGGACCCAAAGTGCCATTTCAAGGCT is part of the Melopsittacus undulatus isolate bMelUnd1 chromosome 16, bMelUnd1.mat.Z, whole genome shotgun sequence genome and harbors:
- the MYOG gene encoding myogenin, with product MAPSSWRGEKEQPSPSSKHIPELPMELFETNPYFFPEQRFYDGESFLGSRLQGYEPAAFPERADVSLCPEGRVALEEKDSSLPEHCPGQCLPWACKVCKRKTVSMDRRRAATLREKRRLKKVNEAFEALKRSTLLNPNQRLPKVEILRSAIQYIERLQSLLSTLNQQEREQRDLRFHPAAAQPGVGSECGSGSSSCSPEWSSQLEFSTNPADHLLADDTAEDRNLHSLSSIVESIAVEDVAVTFQEEQVQN